A single genomic interval of Gossypium raimondii isolate GPD5lz chromosome 11, ASM2569854v1, whole genome shotgun sequence harbors:
- the LOC105785391 gene encoding WAT1-related protein At5g64700 isoform X2, translating to MGSKKPFLVALLVHALSSGMILLSKAVFNMGMNISVFVFYRQVAGTIFMVPFAMVFEGKHAKPLSILTFFKIFMLASLGITLTLNIYGVALIYTSASLGAATINCIPVITFAFAVLLRMEKVRVKTVPGIAKVAGIVVCMAGVVTLAFYKGPALKPPFHLHNFRPHSGAQDGDHDHASSAKNWIIGCFLLLASCICWALWLVLQGIFVTGVAYYLQAWVIAKKGPVFHAVMIPSNLIMTSLGSVFLLGETINLGSVLGAIMLVISLYSVLWGKSKEQNVDNVGCLPVENQTQVKETAVSSSPRTSLST from the exons ATGGGGTCAAAGAAACCTTTCCTGGTGGCGCTTCTAGTTCATGCTCTTTCTTCTGGCATGATCTTACTGTCCAAGGCAGTATTCAATATGGGTATGAACATATCTGTGTTTGTCTTCTACAGACAAGTTGCTGGAACAATTTTCATGGTCCCTTTCGCCATGGTTTTCGAAGg AAAACACGCCAAGCCACTTTCAATACTGACCTTCTTCAAGATTTTTATGCTTGCTTCGCTGGG gATTACCTTAACCTTGAATATTTACGGAGTAGCACTCATTTACACATCTGCAAGCCTTGGTGCTGCGACCATTAATTGCATTCCAGTCATAACGTTTGCCTTCGCAGTTTTACTCAG GATGGAGAAGGTGAGAGTGAAGACTGTACCTGGCATTGCAAAAGTTGCAGGTATAGTGGTGTGCATGGCTGGGGTTGTCACTCTAGCCTTTTACAAAGGTCCCGCTTTGAAACCTCCCTTCCATCTTCATAATTTCCGTCCCCATAGTGGCGCCCAAGATGGTGACCATGACCATGCTTCTTCTGCCAAAAATTGGATAATTGGATGTTTCCTCTTGCTAGCTTCCTGCATATGTTGGGCTCTATGGCTTGTACTTCAG GGGATTTTCGTGACCGGTGTTGCATACTACTTGCAAGCATGGGTGATTGCAAAGAAAGGGCCAGTTTTTCATGCAGTGATGATACCATCGAATCTAATAATGACAAGTCTTGGTTCTGTGTTTCTATTAGGCGAGACCATTAACCTTGGAAG TGTTTTGGGTGCAATCATGTTAGTGATAAGCCTTTACAGTGTTTTATGGGGAAAGAGCAAAGAACAGAACGTTGATAACGTGGGTTGTTTGCCTGTTGAAAATCAAACACAAGTAAAGGAAACAGCGGTTAGCAGCAGCCCTCGGACATCGTTATCTACGTAA
- the LOC105785391 gene encoding WAT1-related protein At5g64700 isoform X1 yields MGSKKPFLVALLVHALSSGMILLSKAVFNMGMNISVFVFYRQVAGTIFMVPFAMVFEGKHAKPLSILTFFKIFMLASLGITLTLNIYGVALIYTSASLGAATINCIPVITFAFAVLLRMEKVRVKTVPGIAKVAGIVVCMAGVVTLAFYKGPALKPPFHLHNFRPHSGAQDGDHDHASSAKNWIIGCFLLLASCICWALWLVLQAHILKSYPSKLTFTSIQCLSSAVQSFIVAIALERDPRQWKLGWNFRLLAVVYCGIFVTGVAYYLQAWVIAKKGPVFHAVMIPSNLIMTSLGSVFLLGETINLGSVLGAIMLVISLYSVLWGKSKEQNVDNVGCLPVENQTQVKETAVSSSPRTSLST; encoded by the exons ATGGGGTCAAAGAAACCTTTCCTGGTGGCGCTTCTAGTTCATGCTCTTTCTTCTGGCATGATCTTACTGTCCAAGGCAGTATTCAATATGGGTATGAACATATCTGTGTTTGTCTTCTACAGACAAGTTGCTGGAACAATTTTCATGGTCCCTTTCGCCATGGTTTTCGAAGg AAAACACGCCAAGCCACTTTCAATACTGACCTTCTTCAAGATTTTTATGCTTGCTTCGCTGGG gATTACCTTAACCTTGAATATTTACGGAGTAGCACTCATTTACACATCTGCAAGCCTTGGTGCTGCGACCATTAATTGCATTCCAGTCATAACGTTTGCCTTCGCAGTTTTACTCAG GATGGAGAAGGTGAGAGTGAAGACTGTACCTGGCATTGCAAAAGTTGCAGGTATAGTGGTGTGCATGGCTGGGGTTGTCACTCTAGCCTTTTACAAAGGTCCCGCTTTGAAACCTCCCTTCCATCTTCATAATTTCCGTCCCCATAGTGGCGCCCAAGATGGTGACCATGACCATGCTTCTTCTGCCAAAAATTGGATAATTGGATGTTTCCTCTTGCTAGCTTCCTGCATATGTTGGGCTCTATGGCTTGTACTTCAG GCTCACATTTTGAAAAGCTACCCTTCCAAGCTTACTTTCACAAGCATTCAGTGCTTGTCGAGTGCGGTCCAGTCATTTATTGTTGCTATTGCTTTGGAAAGAGATCCTCGTCAGTGGAAGTTGGGATGGAATTTTAGACTGCTTGCAGTAGTTTATTGT GGGATTTTCGTGACCGGTGTTGCATACTACTTGCAAGCATGGGTGATTGCAAAGAAAGGGCCAGTTTTTCATGCAGTGATGATACCATCGAATCTAATAATGACAAGTCTTGGTTCTGTGTTTCTATTAGGCGAGACCATTAACCTTGGAAG TGTTTTGGGTGCAATCATGTTAGTGATAAGCCTTTACAGTGTTTTATGGGGAAAGAGCAAAGAACAGAACGTTGATAACGTGGGTTGTTTGCCTGTTGAAAATCAAACACAAGTAAAGGAAACAGCGGTTAGCAGCAGCCCTCGGACATCGTTATCTACGTAA
- the LOC128034766 gene encoding uncharacterized protein LOC128034766: MAATEYERCVHFEDGLRENLRVLIALQRERDFSLLVEKAKITEEVKHAERQNYNRERAMVDYGRHHQGMCWRRTGSCLRCGSLDHHIRECPLRVDQMQAQGTGTAQPQRVEEQPARGRGQARGGNGSTHSYIASNISGNLGIPVVSTSSEVTVLSPLGQSVRVSKLYRDAPLEVQGTVFLANLMELPFGEFDMILGMDWLVKHRVNLDCATKRVVLRTEEGNEVVMIGEHRNYLANMISAVAAEKLVRKRCETYLAYVSVSSSRDSTVKDIRTVREFLDVFPEELLSLPSNWKVEFGIEIFPGTAPVSIAPYRMTPKELTELKAQIQELLDRGFIHPSVSL, encoded by the exons ATGGCGGCGACTGAGTATGAGCGTTGTGTCCACTTTGAGGATGGCCTCAGAGAGAATTTGAGAGTCCTGATAGCTCTGCAGAGGGAGCGTGATTTTTCTTTACTGGTTGAGAAGGCGAAGATCACTGAGGAGGTGAAGCACGCTGAACGCCAAAACTACAACAGGGAGAGAG CCATGGTCGATTATGGTAGACACCATCAGGGCATGTGTTGGAGAAGGACTGGGTCATGTCTAAGGTGTGGATCATTGGATCATCACATTAGGGAGTGTCCGTTGAGGGTCGATCAGATGCAAGCTCAGGGTACTGGTACTGCACAGCCACAGAGGGTAGAGGAGCAGCCAGCGAGGGGCCGTGGACAGGCCAGAGGTGGTAATG GGTCTACTCACTCATACATAGCTAGCAACATATCTGGAAACTTGGGGATTCCGGTTGTGAGTACTTCTAGTGAGGTGACTGTGCTGAGCCCGTTGGGGCAATCTGTTAGAGTTAGCAAACTGTATAGGGACGCTCCTTTAGAGGTTCAAGGGACGGTATTTCTGGCTAATTTGATGGAGCTTCCGTTTGGGGAATTCGATATGATATTGGGGATGGACTGGTTGGTCAAGCATCGTGTCAATTTGGACTGTGCAACTAAGAGGGTCGTATTGAGAACTGAGGAGGGTAATGAAGTAGTTATGATTGGGGAACATCGAAATTACTTGGCTAACATGATCTCTGCAGTAGCAGCTGAGAAACTGGTTCGGAAGAGATGTGAGACATATTTGGCCTACGTAAGTGTTTCCAGTTCTAGGGACTCTACTGTGAAGGACATCAGAACTGTGAGGGAATTTTTGGACGTCTTTCCTGAGGAGCTACTGAGTTTACCTTCGAATTGGaaagtggagtttgggattgagATTTTCCCTGGTACAGCCCCAGTGTCTATCGCTCCCTATCGAATGACACCAAAGGAGCTAacggagcttaaggctcaaattcaggagttattggatcgtgggttcatccaCCCTAGTGTGTCCCTGTGA
- the LOC128034767 gene encoding uncharacterized protein LOC128034767 → MLRNELESINERLDRVEGREQREGTPQGPRRERGRARLLEDDLYKPSEVESDQASNQSERRWGQTNRGPRQRDQNLTQENRSVEDYFKEIEIAMIRADVEEDREATIARFLAGLNRDITNVVELQHYVEVVDMVHVAIKGEKQLKRKSSSRTFPSTKNSQRWNQGTGKKDFSNYAKDQPLSTKANKPIGETSKGKEVALSNRSREIKWFKCLGRGRIAGQCPNRSNMILWANGEIKSEEENDEEPDETAEEEGELEYAVDGEILVIKRSLGLQSVENEQQRENIFHARCHAQGKVCSLIVDGGSCTNVASTLMVEKLGLPTTKHPQPDKLQWLNDGGELKVTKQVLVHFSIGKYHDEVLCDVVPMHAGHMLLGRPWQFDRKVIHDGFTNRYTFKFDGKIVTLVPMTTRQESKDIFPEDIPSGLPPIRGIEHQIDFIPGASIPNCPAYRTNPEETKKLQKQVNELMEKGYIRESLSPCAVPVLLVPKKDGTWRMYVDCHAVNKITIKYRHPIPRLDDMIDELSGAQLFSKIDLKSGFVVSSEGLEVDQDKVKAIREWPRPTSISQVRSFHGLASFYQGFIPNFSTLAAPLTSVLKKSSAFFWNEEQEKSFIAIKSCLTNALPDFTKMFEVEFDASSVEIGAVLTQDGRPVAYFSEKLNGVALNYPTYDKEMYALIRAFETWQHYLWPKEFVIHSDHEALKHIKGQAKLNKRHAKWEMYVDDADFGAIYKSCENKAVDKYFRFDGFLFREGKLCVPRSSIQKLLVIEAYGGGLMGHFGVAKTLSTLHEHFF, encoded by the exons ATGCTTCGAAATGAGCTTGAATCCATCAATGAAAGGCTAGATCGAGTAGAAGGAAGGGAACAACGAGAAGGAACCCCTCAAGGTCCAAGACGGGAGCGAGGGCGAGCAAGACTCCTTGAAGATGATCTCTACAAGCCAAGCGAGGTGGAAAGTGACCAAGCGTCGAATCAAAGCGAGAGACGATGGGGTCAAACGAATAGAGGTCCTAGGCAACGAGATCAA AATCTTACGCAAGAAAATCGAAGTGTGGAggattattttaaagaaatagagATTGCCATGATACGTGCGGACGTGGAAGAAGATCGTGAAGCAACCATAGCCCGATTCTTAGCCGGTCTTAATCGAGATATAACTAACGTGGTGGAACTTCAACATTATGTTGAAGTTGTTGATATGGTGCATGTTGCCATTAAAGGTGAAAAgcaattgaagagaaaaagctCTAGCCGAACTTTTCCTAGCACTAAGAACTCTCAAAGGTGGAACCAAGGCACGGGCAAGAAAGACTTTTCCAACTACGCTAAGGACCAACCTTTGTCTACTAAGGCGAATAAACCCATTGGTGAAACCAGCAAAGGCAAAGAAGTTGCCTTGTCGAACCGAtcaagagaaataaaatggTTCAAGTGTTTAGGGAGGGGCCGTATTGCGGGCCAATGCCCTAACCGAAGCAACATGATTTTATGGGCTAATGGCGAAATTAAATCAGAggaagaaaatgatgaagaacCCGATGAAACTGCTGAAGAGGAAGGCGAACTTGAATACGCTGTTGATGGCGAAATCCTCGTCATTAAACGAAGCCTTGGTCTTCAAAGTGTTGAAAACGAACAGCAAAGGGAGAACATTTTTCATGCACGTTGCCATGCTCAAGGCAAGGTATGTAGTTTGATCGTGGATGGCGGGAGTTGTACGAATGTGGCCAGCACCTTAATGGTTGAAAAACTCGGCTTGCCAACAACTAAGCACCCTCAACCTGACAAGCTTCAATGGCTTAATGACGGAGGGGAATTGAAGGTAACTAAGCAAGTTTTGGTACATTTTTCTATTGGAAAATATCACGATGAGGTTCTATGCGATGTGGTACCCATGCACGCTGGTCATATGTTATTGGGTCGTCCATGGCAATTCGATCGTAAAGTCATTCATGATGGTTTCACGAACCGCTACACTTTCAAATTCGATGGGAAAATTGTAACATTAGTTCCAATGACTACTAGGCAA GAATCAAAGGACATATTTCCGGAAGACATTCCTAGTGGGTTGCCACCCATTCGAGGAATAGAACACCAAATTGACTTCATTCCTGGAGCGTCTATTCCAAATTGTCCAGCTTATCGTACTAATCCCGAAGAAACCaaaaaattgcaaaaacaaGTTAATGAACTTATGGAGAAGGGATATATACGAGAAAGCCTCAGCCCTTGCGCCGTACCGGTATTATTGGTGCCAAAGAAGGACGGAACATGGCGTATGTACGTAGATTGTCACGCGGTGAATAAGATAACTATTAAATACCGACACCCGATACCACGACTAGATGACATGATAGATGAATTGAGTGGTGCGcaattgttttcaaaaattgatctcAAGAGCGG GTTCGTGGTCAGCTCAGAGGGACTAGAGGTTGACCAAGACAAGGTGAAAGCAATTAGAGAATGGCCTAGACCCACAAGCATCAGCCAAGTGAGGAGCTTCCACGGATTGGCAAGCTTCTATCAGGGATTCATTCCAAATTTTAGCACATTGGCAGCACCTCTAACTAGCGTGCTTAAAAAATCTTCTGCCTTTTTTTGGaatgaagaacaagaaaaatcttTTATTGCTATTAAATCTTGTTTAACTAACGCCTTGCCTGACTTTACTAAAATGTTTGAAGTTGAATTTGATGCCTCAAGTGTTGAAATTGGAGCCGTTCTAACGCAAGATGGAAGGCCCGtggcttattttagtgagaagtTAAATGGAGTCGCTCTTAACTATCCGACGTACGACAAGGAAATGTACGCTCTAATTCGAGCTTTTGAGACTTGGCAACACTATTTATGGCCAAAAGAGTTTGTAATCCACTCGGATCATGAGGCATTAAAACATATCAAGGGTCAAGCAAAACTGAACAAACGACACGCCAAATGG GAAATGTATGTTGATGATGCTGATTTTGGCGCTATTTACAAATCTTGTGAAAACAAAGCTGTTGATAAGTATTTCAGGTTTGACGGATTTCTTTTCCGTGAAGGCAAGCTTTGTGTTCCGCGAAGCTCAATACAGAAATTATTGGTGATTGAGGCATATGGTGGTGGACTCATGGGCCATTTCGGGGTGGCCAAGACGTTGTCAACCCTCCATGAACATTTCTTTTAG